A stretch of Vannielia litorea DNA encodes these proteins:
- a CDS encoding DeoR/GlpR family DNA-binding transcription regulator — MSQAFRHPEMLEIIRRDGKVTVDGLAEHFGVTLQTIRRDLTELAEAGQIERVHGGAILASGTHNIGYEERRSLNLEAKAAIARACAAQIPENASIFLNIGTSTEAVARELMRHRSLLVVTNNMNVANILAANSDCEIVVTGGTLRRSDGGLVGKLASETIQQFKFDLAIVGCSAIDREGDMLDFDIQEVGVSQAILAQSRRTFLVADHSKFQRSAPARIASLAAIDRFFTDAPLTPDLARLCADWGTLVDVCR, encoded by the coding sequence ATGAGCCAGGCCTTCCGCCACCCCGAAATGCTCGAGATCATCCGCCGCGACGGCAAGGTCACGGTCGACGGGCTGGCCGAGCACTTCGGCGTCACCCTCCAGACCATCCGGCGCGACCTGACCGAACTGGCCGAGGCCGGCCAGATCGAGCGCGTCCACGGCGGCGCCATCCTCGCCTCGGGCACCCACAACATCGGCTACGAGGAGCGGCGCTCGCTGAACCTCGAGGCCAAGGCCGCCATCGCCCGCGCCTGCGCTGCCCAGATCCCCGAGAACGCCAGCATCTTCCTCAACATCGGCACCTCCACCGAGGCCGTGGCCCGCGAGTTGATGCGCCATCGCAGCCTGCTGGTGGTAACCAACAACATGAACGTGGCCAACATCCTCGCCGCAAACTCCGACTGCGAGATCGTCGTCACCGGCGGCACGCTGCGCCGCTCCGACGGCGGGCTGGTCGGCAAACTGGCCTCCGAGACCATTCAGCAGTTCAAGTTCGATCTCGCCATCGTCGGGTGCTCGGCCATCGACCGCGAGGGCGACATGCTCGACTTCGACATCCAGGAGGTCGGCGTCAGCCAGGCCATCCTCGCCCAGTCGCGCCGCACCTTCCTCGTGGCCGATCACTCCAAGTTCCAGCGCAGCGCCCCCGCCCGCATCGCCTCGCTCGCCGCGATCGACCGCTTCTTCACCGACGCGCCGCTCACCCCCGACCTCGCCCGCCTCTGCGCCGACTGGGGTACCCTCGTCGACGTCTGCCGCTGA
- the glpD gene encoding glycerol-3-phosphate dehydrogenase, which translates to MSKGAPTEPVDLFVIGGGINGCGIARDAAGRGLSVRLAEMGDLAQATSSSSTKLFHGGLRYLEFFEFRLVREALEEREVLLRNMPHISWPMRFVLPYHKDMRFEKATPTSRLLSFAMPWMRGRRPAWLIRLGLFLYDHLGGRKILPGTATLSLPGTAEGAPLQPRFERAYEYSDCWVEDSRLVVLNARDAEARGATILTRTKVLSAHVEDGLWIVETQNTESGQKATHSARMLVNAGGPWVGEILSHTIRSNSTEGVRLVRGSHIVTRRLYDHDKAYFFQGEDGRIIFAIPYEQDFTLIGTTECAHDDPGEAPRCTEEERDYLIDFAGRYLKAPITAEDIVWTYSGVRPLYDEGASSATAATRDYTLKVDSSAGAPVLNVFGGKITTYRRLAEAALDKIAPHFQGLGRKWTETAPLPGGDFAHDGARALAEGLRGEYPFLEAAQAARLVRAYGTEARAVLGKAASAADLGQDFGAGLTRAEVDWLMAHEYARTADDILWRRSKLGLRLSADQVKALEAYLKTHRRDASPAAAE; encoded by the coding sequence GTGTCGAAGGGGGCGCCCACGGAGCCGGTCGATCTGTTCGTGATCGGTGGCGGCATCAATGGCTGCGGCATCGCACGCGATGCGGCGGGCCGGGGGCTCTCGGTGCGCCTCGCCGAGATGGGTGACCTGGCGCAGGCGACCTCCTCCTCCTCGACCAAGCTCTTTCATGGCGGGCTGCGGTATCTGGAGTTCTTCGAGTTCCGGCTGGTGCGGGAGGCCCTGGAAGAGCGCGAGGTGCTTTTGCGGAACATGCCGCACATCTCCTGGCCTATGAGATTTGTGCTTCCTTATCATAAGGATATGCGGTTCGAGAAGGCGACGCCGACCTCGCGGCTGCTCTCCTTCGCGATGCCCTGGATGCGCGGACGGCGGCCGGCCTGGCTGATCCGCCTGGGGCTCTTCCTTTACGATCACCTGGGCGGGCGCAAGATCCTGCCCGGCACCGCCACACTCAGCCTGCCCGGCACGGCGGAGGGCGCGCCGCTCCAGCCGCGCTTCGAGCGGGCCTATGAGTATTCGGACTGCTGGGTGGAGGACTCGCGGCTCGTGGTGCTCAACGCGCGGGACGCGGAGGCGCGGGGCGCGACGATCCTGACGCGGACCAAGGTGCTATCGGCCCATGTCGAAGACGGGCTCTGGATCGTGGAAACGCAAAATACCGAAAGCGGACAGAAGGCGACCCACAGTGCGCGCATGCTTGTCAACGCCGGCGGCCCCTGGGTGGGGGAGATCCTGAGCCACACGATCCGCTCCAACTCGACAGAGGGCGTTCGGCTGGTGCGCGGCTCGCATATCGTGACGCGGCGGCTCTACGACCACGACAAGGCCTATTTCTTCCAGGGCGAGGATGGGCGGATCATCTTTGCCATTCCCTACGAGCAGGATTTCACCCTGATCGGCACCACCGAATGTGCCCATGATGACCCCGGCGAAGCGCCGCGCTGCACCGAGGAGGAGCGCGACTACCTGATCGACTTCGCCGGGCGCTACCTGAAGGCGCCGATCACGGCGGAGGATATCGTCTGGACCTATTCGGGCGTGAGGCCGCTCTACGACGAGGGCGCCAGCTCGGCCACCGCGGCGACGCGGGACTACACGCTGAAGGTGGACAGCTCGGCAGGCGCGCCGGTGCTGAATGTGTTTGGCGGCAAGATCACCACCTACCGGCGGTTGGCGGAGGCCGCGCTGGACAAGATCGCGCCGCATTTCCAGGGTCTTGGCCGCAAGTGGACAGAAACCGCCCCGCTGCCCGGAGGCGACTTTGCTCATGACGGGGCGCGGGCGCTGGCCGAGGGGCTGCGCGGGGAGTATCCGTTTCTCGAGGCTGCGCAGGCCGCGCGGCTGGTGCGGGCCTACGGCACGGAGGCGCGGGCCGTTCTGGGCAAGGCGGCCAGTGCCGCAGACCTGGGGCAGGACTTTGGCGCGGGGCTGACCCGGGCCGAGGTGGACTGGCTGATGGCGCATGAATACGCCCGCACCGCGGACGACATCCTGTGGCGGCGCAGCAAGCTGGGCCTGCGGCTCTCGGCCGACCAGGTCAAGGCGCTGGAAGCCTACTTGAAAACCCATCGCCGGGACGCGAGCCCGGCGGCGGCGGAATAG
- a CDS encoding ABC transporter ATP-binding protein, whose product MVLELKSVSKVVGRQTHIHPTDLHLENGTMNVLLGPTLAGKTSLMRLMAGLDQPTEGRVFWNGEDVTGMRVQDRQVAMVYQQFINYPTMTVYDNIASPLRLQGKDKATIDAAVHKTAEMMKLTPMLDRRPLELSGGQQQRCALARALVKGAGLVLLDEPLANLDYKLREELRVEIPKIFEESGAIFVYATTEPEEALLLGGNTATLWEGRVTQFGLTPDVYRRPVDATTARVFSDPPMNFLQVSKTGNKLMFGEGQSAPATGKLAELPDGRYLAGFRPNHLEIGQHTPSAMKFNTRLSVTELTGSETFVHLDHAGERWVGLIHGVHNLEPGADLAVWLDPSHVYIFDAEGALVAPASYAAAA is encoded by the coding sequence ATGGTTCTGGAACTGAAGTCCGTGAGCAAGGTGGTGGGGCGTCAGACGCATATTCACCCCACGGATCTCCACCTCGAGAACGGCACGATGAACGTGCTGCTCGGGCCTACGCTCGCGGGCAAGACCAGCCTGATGCGCCTCATGGCGGGCCTCGACCAACCGACCGAGGGGCGGGTGTTCTGGAACGGCGAGGACGTGACGGGGATGCGGGTGCAGGACCGGCAGGTGGCGATGGTCTACCAGCAGTTCATCAACTACCCGACGATGACCGTCTACGACAACATCGCATCGCCCTTGCGGCTGCAGGGCAAGGACAAGGCGACTATCGACGCCGCCGTCCACAAGACCGCCGAGATGATGAAGCTCACCCCCATGCTCGACCGCAGGCCGCTGGAGCTTTCGGGCGGGCAGCAACAGCGTTGCGCCCTGGCGCGGGCCCTGGTGAAGGGGGCGGGGCTGGTGCTGCTCGACGAGCCGCTGGCCAACCTCGACTACAAGCTGCGCGAGGAACTGCGCGTGGAGATCCCGAAGATCTTCGAGGAGTCGGGCGCGATCTTTGTCTATGCCACCACCGAGCCGGAGGAGGCGCTGCTGCTCGGCGGCAACACGGCGACGCTCTGGGAGGGGCGGGTGACGCAGTTCGGGCTGACGCCGGATGTCTATCGCCGCCCTGTGGATGCCACCACGGCGCGGGTGTTCTCGGACCCGCCGATGAACTTCTTGCAGGTGTCCAAGACGGGCAACAAGCTGATGTTCGGCGAGGGACAGAGCGCGCCCGCGACCGGCAAGCTGGCGGAGCTGCCCGACGGGCGCTACCTGGCCGGGTTCCGGCCCAACCACCTGGAGATCGGGCAGCACACGCCGAGTGCGATGAAGTTCAACACGCGGCTTTCGGTGACCGAGCTGACCGGGTCGGAGACCTTCGTGCATCTCGACCATGCCGGCGAGCGCTGGGTCGGGCTCATTCACGGGGTGCACAACCTCGAGCCGGGGGCCGACCTCGCGGTGTGGCTCGACCCGAGCCACGTGTACATCTTCGATGCCGAGGGGGCGCTGGTGGCGCCTGCCTCCTACGCGGCGGCGGCCTGA
- a CDS encoding ABC transporter ATP-binding protein yields MAQITLDNLAHSYLADPASEDDWALKELNHTWEDGAAYALLGASGCGKSTLLNIISGLLMPSRGRILFGEQDVTFAPTAERNIAQVFQFPVVYDTMTVRDNLAFPLRNRGHDEAYVAERVGEIARMIGMEEVLNRKARGLTADAKQKISLGRGMVRKDVNALLFDEPLTVIDPHMKWELRTQLKQLHHDFGHTMIYVTHDQTEALTFADKVVVMHDGRVVQIGTPEELFERPEHTFVGYFIGSPGMNLIPARVEGNRAYIDGAELALAHGYGAVSGRVALGVRPEYARLSATEGLPVKVRRVEDVGRHKIVRAEFFGSEINVIAGEGDEIGADMTRVAFDPAHVNVYADDWRVSPEEAA; encoded by the coding sequence ATGGCACAGATCACGCTCGACAACCTCGCGCACTCCTACCTCGCCGATCCGGCGAGCGAGGACGACTGGGCGCTGAAGGAGCTCAACCACACCTGGGAGGATGGCGCGGCCTATGCGCTGCTGGGGGCCTCGGGCTGCGGCAAGTCCACCCTGCTCAACATCATCTCGGGACTGCTGATGCCCTCGCGCGGCCGCATTCTCTTTGGCGAGCAGGACGTGACCTTTGCGCCCACCGCCGAGCGCAACATCGCGCAGGTGTTCCAGTTTCCGGTCGTCTACGACACCATGACCGTGCGGGACAACCTGGCGTTTCCGCTGAGAAACCGGGGCCATGACGAGGCCTATGTGGCCGAACGGGTGGGCGAGATTGCCCGGATGATCGGCATGGAGGAGGTGTTGAACCGCAAGGCGCGGGGCCTCACGGCGGACGCCAAGCAGAAGATCAGTCTCGGGCGCGGCATGGTGCGCAAGGATGTGAACGCGCTGCTGTTCGACGAGCCGCTCACCGTGATCGACCCGCACATGAAGTGGGAGCTGCGGACCCAGCTCAAACAGCTGCATCACGACTTTGGCCATACGATGATCTATGTCACCCACGACCAGACCGAAGCGCTGACCTTCGCCGACAAGGTGGTGGTGATGCACGATGGCCGGGTGGTGCAGATCGGCACGCCCGAGGAGCTTTTCGAGCGGCCGGAGCATACCTTCGTGGGCTATTTCATCGGCTCGCCCGGGATGAACCTGATCCCGGCAAGGGTGGAGGGCAACCGCGCCTATATCGACGGCGCCGAGCTGGCGCTGGCGCATGGCTACGGGGCGGTTTCCGGCCGGGTCGCGCTTGGGGTGCGGCCCGAGTATGCGCGGCTGTCGGCCACGGAGGGCCTGCCGGTCAAGGTGCGCCGGGTGGAGGACGTGGGCCGCCACAAGATCGTGCGGGCGGAGTTCTTTGGCAGCGAGATCAACGTGATCGCGGGGGAGGGCGACGAGATCGGCGCCGACATGACCCGGGTGGCCTTCGACCCGGCGCATGTGAACGTCTACGCCGACGACTGGCGGGTGAGCCCGGAGGAAGCGGCGTGA
- a CDS encoding carbohydrate ABC transporter permease, translating to MEKTTNHKAWFLVLPVLILVAFSAVIPLMTVVNYSVQDTFGNNQFFWAGLEWFEEMLDSERMWAALWRQMGFSALILAIEVPLGIFVALNMPKRGFWASFCLVLMSLPLLIPWNVVGTIWQIFGRVDIGLLGHTLAAIGVDYNYTRDVLDAWITVVVMDVWHWTSLIALLAYAGLQSIPDAFYQAAKIDQASRWKVFRYIELPKMQGVLMIAILLRFMDSFMIYTEPFVVTGGGPGNATTFLSIDLVKMAIGQFDLGPAAAFSIMYFLVILLVSWVFYTVMTNLDKRDAK from the coding sequence ATGGAAAAGACCACCAATCACAAGGCCTGGTTCCTCGTTCTGCCGGTGCTGATCCTCGTGGCCTTCTCGGCGGTCATCCCGCTGATGACCGTGGTCAACTACTCGGTGCAGGACACTTTCGGGAACAACCAGTTCTTCTGGGCCGGGCTCGAATGGTTCGAGGAGATGCTCGACAGCGAGCGGATGTGGGCGGCGCTCTGGCGGCAGATGGGGTTCTCGGCGCTCATCCTCGCCATCGAGGTGCCGCTGGGGATCTTCGTGGCGCTGAACATGCCCAAGCGCGGGTTCTGGGCGAGCTTCTGCCTCGTGCTGATGAGCCTGCCGCTGCTGATCCCGTGGAACGTTGTGGGCACCATCTGGCAGATCTTCGGGCGGGTCGACATCGGCCTTCTGGGGCACACGCTGGCGGCCATCGGGGTGGACTACAACTACACCCGTGACGTGCTGGATGCCTGGATCACCGTGGTGGTGATGGATGTCTGGCACTGGACCTCGCTGATCGCGCTCTTGGCCTATGCCGGGTTGCAAAGCATCCCCGATGCCTTCTACCAGGCCGCCAAGATCGACCAGGCGAGCCGCTGGAAGGTGTTCCGCTACATCGAGCTGCCCAAGATGCAGGGCGTGCTGATGATCGCCATCCTGCTGCGCTTCATGGACAGCTTCATGATCTACACCGAGCCCTTCGTGGTGACGGGCGGGGGGCCGGGCAATGCCACGACCTTCCTCTCCATCGACCTGGTGAAGATGGCCATCGGCCAGTTCGACCTCGGGCCTGCTGCCGCCTTCTCGATCATGTATTTCCTGGTGATCCTGCTGGTGAGCTGGGTGTTCTACACGGTCATGACCAACCTCGACAAAAGGGATGCGAAATGA
- a CDS encoding carbohydrate ABC transporter permease, with product MTDATFAPARSAPKVRIKGSAIVMGLYLLFLLLPIYWLVNMSLKSNSEILGSFTLWPQDLTLRNYRVILTDPSWYMGYVNSLIYVVMNTVISVAVALPAAYAFSRYHFLGDKHLFFWLLTNRMAPPAVFALPFFQLYSSVGLFDTHIAVALAHCLFNVPLAVWILEGFMRGVPKEIDETAYIDGYSFPKFFVKIFMPLIASGIGVAAFFCFMFSWVELLLSRTLTTVDAKPIAATMTRTVSASGLDWGVLAAAGVLTIVPGALVIYFVRNYIAKGFALGRV from the coding sequence ATGACGGATGCCACCTTCGCCCCCGCCCGCTCCGCGCCAAAGGTCCGGATCAAGGGCTCCGCCATCGTGATGGGGCTCTACCTGCTGTTCCTGCTGCTGCCGATCTACTGGCTGGTGAACATGAGCCTGAAGAGCAATTCCGAGATCCTCGGCAGCTTCACGCTCTGGCCGCAGGACCTGACGCTGCGCAACTACCGGGTCATCCTGACCGATCCGAGCTGGTACATGGGGTATGTGAACTCGCTGATCTACGTGGTGATGAACACGGTGATCTCGGTGGCCGTGGCGCTGCCCGCGGCCTATGCCTTCTCGCGCTACCACTTCCTGGGCGACAAGCACCTGTTCTTCTGGCTGCTGACCAACCGGATGGCTCCGCCTGCCGTCTTCGCGCTGCCGTTCTTCCAGCTCTACTCCTCGGTCGGGCTGTTCGACACGCACATTGCGGTGGCGCTGGCGCATTGCCTCTTCAACGTGCCGCTGGCGGTGTGGATCCTCGAGGGTTTCATGCGTGGGGTGCCGAAGGAGATCGACGAGACGGCCTATATCGACGGCTACAGCTTTCCGAAGTTCTTCGTGAAGATCTTCATGCCGCTGATCGCCTCGGGCATCGGCGTGGCGGCGTTTTTCTGCTTCATGTTCAGCTGGGTCGAACTGCTGCTCTCCCGGACTCTCACCACGGTAGATGCCAAGCCGATTGCGGCGACCATGACCCGCACCGTCTCTGCCTCCGGCCTCGACTGGGGCGTGCTGGCGGCGGCGGGGGTGCTGACCATCGTGCCGGGTGCCTTGGTGATCTATTTCGTGCGCAACTACATCGCCAAGGGCTTCGCCCTGGGGAGGGTGTAG
- a CDS encoding GIY-YIG nuclease family protein, whose protein sequence is MTRGYGGMDKQMAVYMMTNKPRGTLYIGVTSGLVGRVWQHRTHAFPGFTDLYNLDKLVWYETHEEPTVAIQREKSLKRWYRRWKIDLIEKANPGWRDLWYEICPGAEAEADV, encoded by the coding sequence ATGACAAGAGGCTACGGCGGGATGGACAAGCAGATGGCGGTCTACATGATGACCAACAAGCCGCGCGGGACGCTCTACATCGGCGTGACCAGCGGGTTGGTCGGGCGGGTCTGGCAGCATCGGACCCACGCGTTTCCTGGCTTCACCGATCTGTACAATCTCGACAAGCTGGTCTGGTACGAGACGCACGAGGAGCCGACTGTTGCGATACAGCGGGAGAAATCGCTGAAACGCTGGTACCGGCGGTGGAAGATCGACCTGATCGAGAAGGCCAATCCCGGCTGGCGGGATCTCTGGTACGAGATTTGCCCCGGGGCAGAGGCAGAGGCGGACGTCTGA
- a CDS encoding DUF2160 domain-containing protein, whose amino-acid sequence MDWMAWTWPTAIFFLVIASLLITFTVLAIKFPETPRKGVLQIETTRGDRLFITLLGSAFINLAWLGLTGWPQPWALVLCLIYAAAVFRWV is encoded by the coding sequence ATGGACTGGATGGCATGGACATGGCCCACCGCGATCTTCTTTCTCGTGATCGCCAGCCTGCTGATCACCTTCACCGTGCTCGCAATCAAGTTCCCCGAGACGCCCCGCAAGGGCGTGCTCCAGATCGAGACCACGAGGGGCGACCGCCTCTTCATCACCCTTCTCGGCTCGGCCTTCATCAACCTGGCCTGGCTCGGATTGACCGGATGGCCCCAACCCTGGGCGCTGGTCCTCTGCCTGATCTATGCCGCAGCGGTGTTTCGCTGGGTGTAG
- a CDS encoding ABC transporter substrate-binding protein, whose amino-acid sequence MKLNLRSTTAFTGGLAVALSLAVPAFAGMDEARAFLDAEIGDLSTLTREEQEAEMQWFVDAAQPFAGMDIKVVSETITTHEYEAQVLAPAFTAITGIQITHDLIGEGDVVEKLQTQMQSGENVYDAYINDSDLIGTHWRYQQAHNLTDWMAGEGADVTNPGLALDDFIGLSFTTGPDGKVYQLPDQQFANLYWFRYDWFNDEKTKADFKEAYGYDLGVPVNWSAYEDIAEFFTGRDMSYAGGPSEGVYGNMDYGKKDPSLGWRYTDAWMSMAGMGDKGEPNGLPVDEWGIRVNENSQPVGSCVARGGATNGPAAVYAVTKAIEWLQKYSPPAAAGMTFGEAGPVPAQGSIAQQMFWYTAFTADMVGDGASAVLNEDGTPKWRMAPSPHGAYWEEGTKIGYQDAGSWTLLKSTPIDRAKAAWLYAQFVTSKTVDVKKSHVGLTFIRESTIQHDSFTERAPKLGGLVEFYRSPARVQWSPTGTNVPDYPKLAQLWWQNIGDAMSGAKTPQEALDSLCADQERVLERLERAGVQGDLGPVLNEEKDPEEWLAMPGAPKAKLDNEDPTPETVSYDELIASWK is encoded by the coding sequence ATGAAGCTCAATCTCAGATCAACCACCGCCTTTACCGGCGGGCTCGCGGTGGCGCTCAGCCTCGCCGTGCCGGCCTTTGCCGGGATGGACGAGGCCCGCGCCTTCCTCGACGCCGAGATCGGCGACCTCTCCACGCTCACCCGCGAGGAGCAGGAAGCCGAGATGCAGTGGTTCGTCGATGCCGCGCAGCCCTTTGCGGGCATGGACATCAAGGTGGTGTCGGAGACGATCACCACCCACGAGTACGAGGCCCAGGTGCTGGCCCCGGCCTTTACCGCGATCACCGGCATCCAGATCACCCACGACCTCATCGGCGAGGGCGACGTGGTGGAGAAGCTGCAAACCCAAATGCAGTCTGGCGAGAACGTTTATGATGCCTACATCAACGACAGCGACCTGATCGGCACCCATTGGCGCTACCAGCAGGCCCACAACCTGACCGACTGGATGGCGGGCGAGGGTGCGGATGTCACCAACCCCGGGCTCGCCCTCGATGATTTCATCGGCCTGTCGTTCACCACCGGACCCGATGGCAAGGTCTACCAGCTGCCCGACCAGCAGTTCGCCAACCTCTACTGGTTCCGCTACGACTGGTTCAACGACGAGAAGACCAAGGCCGACTTCAAGGAAGCCTATGGCTACGACCTCGGCGTGCCGGTCAACTGGTCGGCCTACGAGGACATCGCCGAGTTCTTCACCGGGCGCGACATGTCTTACGCCGGCGGCCCCTCCGAGGGCGTCTATGGCAACATGGACTACGGCAAGAAAGACCCGTCTCTCGGCTGGCGCTACACCGATGCGTGGATGTCGATGGCCGGCATGGGCGACAAGGGCGAGCCCAACGGCCTGCCGGTCGACGAATGGGGCATCCGGGTGAACGAGAACTCCCAGCCCGTCGGCTCCTGCGTGGCCCGTGGCGGCGCGACGAACGGCCCCGCCGCCGTTTACGCCGTGACCAAGGCCATCGAGTGGCTCCAGAAATACTCGCCCCCGGCTGCCGCCGGCATGACCTTCGGCGAGGCCGGCCCGGTGCCGGCGCAGGGCTCTATTGCCCAGCAGATGTTCTGGTACACCGCCTTCACCGCCGACATGGTGGGGGATGGGGCCTCTGCGGTGCTCAACGAGGACGGCACGCCGAAGTGGCGCATGGCCCCCAGCCCGCATGGCGCCTACTGGGAAGAGGGCACCAAGATCGGCTACCAGGACGCCGGCAGCTGGACGCTGCTGAAGTCCACGCCCATCGACCGTGCCAAGGCGGCCTGGCTCTATGCCCAGTTCGTCACCTCCAAGACGGTGGATGTGAAGAAGTCCCACGTGGGCCTCACCTTCATCCGCGAGTCGACCATCCAGCACGACAGCTTCACCGAGCGGGCTCCCAAGCTCGGCGGTCTGGTCGAGTTCTACCGCTCGCCCGCGCGGGTGCAGTGGTCGCCCACCGGCACCAACGTGCCCGACTACCCCAAGCTGGCGCAGCTCTGGTGGCAGAACATCGGTGATGCGATGTCGGGTGCGAAGACCCCTCAGGAGGCGCTGGACTCGCTCTGCGCCGACCAGGAGCGGGTGCTGGAGCGGCTTGAGCGCGCAGGCGTTCAGGGCGATCTCGGCCCGGTGCTGAACGAGGAGAAGGACCCTGAGGAGTGGCTGGCGATGCCCGGCGCGCCCAAGGCCAAGCTCGACAACGAGGATCCGACCCCGGAGACCGTCAGCTACGACGAGCTGATCGCCTCCTGGAAGTAA
- the glpK gene encoding glycerol kinase GlpK, with protein MTYILAIDQGTTSSRAILFDAQMKPVATAQEEFTQHFPASGWVEHEAADLWTTTAATCRAAIEKAGASSGDIAAIGITNQRETTVVWDRTTGRAIHNAIVWQDRRTADFCRSLKEKGHEPAVTEATGLLLDPYFSGTKLRWILDNVEGARAKAEAGELAFGTVDSWIIWHLTGGRAHVTDATNAARTMLYDIRKGAWSEEMCGLLDIPMSMLPEVKDCAADFGTTRTDLFGGREIPILGVAGDQQAATVGQACFEPGMMKSTYGTGCFALLNTGADPVKSENRLLTTIAYQLDGKPTYALEGSIFVAGAVVQWLRDGMKLIREAGETQPLAEQADTGQGVVLVPAFTGLGAPYWDADCRGAVFGLTRATGPAEFARAALESVGYQTRDLLEAMQADWAGSGETALRVDGGMSASDWAMQFLSDIIGAPVDRPKVLETTAMGAAWLAGQRAGVYPDQAGFAETWALDRSFAPEMAEGEREEKYARWKRAVAATLSF; from the coding sequence ATGACCTACATTCTCGCCATCGACCAGGGCACCACCTCCTCCCGCGCCATTCTGTTCGATGCGCAGATGAAGCCCGTCGCCACTGCGCAGGAGGAATTCACCCAGCATTTCCCGGCTTCCGGTTGGGTCGAGCACGAGGCGGCCGATCTCTGGACCACCACCGCCGCCACCTGCCGCGCGGCGATCGAGAAGGCGGGCGCGTCGAGCGGCGATATCGCCGCCATCGGGATCACCAACCAGCGCGAGACGACGGTGGTCTGGGACAGGACCACGGGGCGCGCCATTCACAACGCCATCGTCTGGCAGGACAGGCGCACCGCCGATTTTTGCCGCTCCCTCAAGGAGAAGGGCCATGAACCGGCGGTGACCGAGGCGACCGGGCTGCTGCTCGACCCGTATTTCTCTGGCACCAAGCTGCGCTGGATCCTCGACAACGTGGAGGGCGCGCGCGCGAAGGCGGAGGCGGGGGAGCTTGCCTTCGGCACGGTCGACAGCTGGATCATCTGGCACCTCACCGGCGGCAGGGCCCATGTGACCGATGCCACCAATGCGGCGCGGACGATGCTCTACGACATTCGCAAGGGCGCGTGGTCGGAGGAGATGTGCGGGCTGCTCGACATCCCCATGTCGATGCTGCCAGAGGTGAAGGACTGCGCCGCCGATTTCGGCACGACGCGGACCGATCTGTTCGGCGGCCGCGAGATCCCGATCCTCGGTGTCGCGGGCGACCAGCAGGCGGCAACGGTGGGGCAGGCCTGTTTCGAGCCGGGCATGATGAAATCGACCTACGGCACGGGCTGCTTTGCCCTGCTCAACACCGGGGCCGACCCGGTGAAGAGCGAGAACCGCTTGCTGACGACGATTGCCTACCAGCTCGACGGCAAACCGACCTATGCGCTGGAAGGCTCGATCTTCGTGGCAGGCGCGGTGGTGCAATGGCTGCGCGACGGGATGAAGCTGATCCGCGAGGCGGGCGAGACCCAGCCGTTGGCGGAGCAGGCCGATACCGGGCAGGGGGTGGTGCTGGTGCCCGCCTTCACCGGCCTCGGTGCGCCCTATTGGGATGCCGATTGCCGTGGCGCCGTCTTCGGCCTGACGCGGGCGACCGGCCCGGCCGAGTTTGCCCGCGCCGCGCTGGAGAGCGTGGGCTACCAGACCCGCGACCTGCTGGAGGCGATGCAGGCCGACTGGGCGGGGAGCGGCGAAACCGCGTTGCGCGTGGACGGCGGCATGAGCGCCTCTGATTGGGCGATGCAGTTCCTGTCGGACATCATCGGCGCGCCGGTGGATCGGCCAAAGGTGCTGGAAACCACGGCCATGGGCGCGGCCTGGCTGGCGGGGCAGCGGGCAGGGGTCTACCCCGACCAGGCAGGCTTTGCCGAGACCTGGGCGCTGGACCGGAGCTTTGCGCCGGAGATGGCCGAGGGGGAACGGGAGGAGAAATACGCTCGCTGGAAGCGCGCGGTGGCGGCAACGCTCAGCTTTTAG
- a CDS encoding MarR family winged helix-turn-helix transcriptional regulator: MMDPELPLDVTHEVGWACLCLRAQRAARQLARIFDEVFRPLGLTNGQFSLLMSLNRPAPPRLTDLTGQLGMDRTTLTAAVKVLERRGLMRQEPDEKDKRAKRLMLTDAGRAILKEALPIWRETHARIEAELERITAAQLRDGLDQLSGRSKPAETPSKS; the protein is encoded by the coding sequence ATGATGGACCCCGAACTCCCCCTCGACGTGACCCACGAGGTCGGCTGGGCCTGCCTGTGCCTGCGCGCCCAGCGCGCCGCGCGCCAGCTCGCCCGGATCTTCGACGAGGTGTTCCGCCCGCTCGGCCTGACCAACGGCCAGTTCTCGCTCCTGATGAGCCTCAACCGCCCTGCCCCGCCCCGCCTGACCGACCTCACCGGTCAGCTGGGCATGGACCGCACAACCCTGACCGCGGCGGTGAAGGTGCTGGAGCGGCGCGGGCTGATGCGGCAGGAGCCCGACGAGAAGGACAAGCGCGCCAAGCGCCTCATGCTGACCGACGCGGGCCGCGCGATCCTGAAAGAGGCGCTGCCGATCTGGCGCGAGACCCATGCGCGGATCGAAGCCGAGCTGGAACGGATCACCGCCGCCCAGCTCCGCGACGGGCTCGATCAGCTCTCTGGCCGCAGCAAGCCTGCCGAGACGCCGTCTAAAAGCTGA